In Dysidea avara chromosome 3, odDysAvar1.4, whole genome shotgun sequence, a single window of DNA contains:
- the LOC136249652 gene encoding proteasome inhibitor PI31 subunit-like, with amino-acid sequence MAAASTAENFLTAHWSEFRVGSERDAIIACQHALLLSEQFTLDGQEAGVLPAGWNSSQELYTMNYRRDGRKYVVKGLAMDDQLLVNVLSSVDNKVYTCSVDTKEHVNPDCLQSYPGVFKQFSRLCSLLQQEIIDKLKEPQSRASTMTSGAHVPPTRAHVTPNPDPLMVGGPRIPHHRGDPLREPNPFSVGEGDRLPFGLGGSGGMLMDPFRQGGMPRLPQGVPPGARFDPFTPFHPPAPRGPQSPGSRQYGPDHDHLPPPGYDDMFM; translated from the exons ATGGCAGCAGCGAGCACAGCAGAAAATTTCTTGACGGCACATTGGAGTGAGTTTAGGGTTGGCAGTGAACGCGATGCGATTATAGCGTGTCAACACGCCTTACTGCTATCGGAACAGTTCACACTG GACGGACAGGAAGCTGGTGTGTTACCAGCAGGATGGAATTCTTCACAAGAACTGTACACTATGAACTACCGACGTGATGGTCGCAAATACGTAGTCAAGGGGTTAGCCATGGATGACCAACTACTTGTGAATGTTCTA TCAAGTGTGGACAATAAAGTATACACATGTAGTGTAGACACTAAGGAGCATGTCAATCCCGACTGCCTACAAAGTTACCCAGG GGTATTCAAGCAGTTTTCTCGATTATGTTCTCTGTTGCAGCAAGAAATAATTGATAAGTTAAAAGAGCCACAGTCTCGTGCTTCTAC GATGACTAGTGGTGCTCACGTCCCTCCAACAAGAGCTCATGTGACTCCTAATCCCGATCCACTTATGGTGGGTGGTCCCAGAATACCACATCATCGTGGTGATCCATT GAGAGAGCCAAATCCCTTCAGTGTTGGGGAGGGGGACCGACTACCCTTTGGGCTTGGTGGTAGTGGTGGAATGTTAATGGATCCTTTTCGTCAAGGAGGAATGCCTCGTCTCCCTCA AGGGGTACCCCCTGGTGCCCGGTTTGATCCGTTCACTCCTTTCCACCCACCTGCTCCAAGAGGACCACAATCACCTGGGTCCCGTCAATATGG CCCTGATCATGATCACCTCCCACCACCTGGATACGATGACATGTTCATGTGA
- the LOC136249643 gene encoding TNF receptor-associated factor 4-like, producing the protein MGDSTEAIARGHDVEFVEPPPKEFECPICMLVLRDPHLTSCCGYLFCATCINRIKKQKKRCPLCNEEFTTFLDKGRQRRVNELMVKCTEEQHGCKWTGQLGKLNKHLNPEELEGECQYIKVPCPNRCSRMVQRSQLQTHLDSQCDMRRYICDQCGLESTYKKIMRDHGTLCRMSEQECPNGCKIVNLRRGLLDEHLNICPEQEIPCKFVNVGCHVTVKRKHLNNHVGESVSYHLDCLMTAHSLALQRIKQLEDHNNNLLSERELSDQKLIHLEFQIQQLRSVLEQQLHVEMKNLKLQEPNNLNALPVQSSDGLQGSRNEEWYRYIISHAIGENESSNDLIMPIIVRFDQFNQHLQSADAKWFSVPFFTHNEGYKMCLRVMANGNGDGRGSGQGTHISAHFYLMQGEYDESLVWPYTGKLVIEILNQLEDRHHYRREVVIDDSATMKVRVRVRDRQRAAQGRGKSELIAHKDINYNPAKNLQYLVDGIVYFRLSVLDY; encoded by the coding sequence ATGGGAGATAGCACGGAGGCAATTGCTCGTGGACATGACGTCGAATTCGTGGAACCTCCTCCTAAAGAGTTCGAGTGCCCAATTTGTATGCTCGTGTTACGCGACCCACACTTAACAAGTTGCTGTGGTTACCTGTTTTGCGCCACATGTATTAACAGGATCAAGAAGCAGAAGAAACGATGTCCTCTTTGTAACGAAGAGTTCACAACGTTTTTAGATAAAGGAAGACAACGGAGAGTGAACGAGTTGATGGTTAAGTGTACGGAGGAGCAACACGGATGTAAATGGACGGGGCAACTCGGGAAACTAAACAAACATCTTAACCCGGAAGAGTTGGAAGGAGAATGCCAGTATATCAAGGTTCCTTGTCCAAATAGATGCAGCCGGATGGTGCAACGAAGTCAGTTGCAAACTCATCTGGATAGTCAGTGCGATATGAGGCGTTACATCTGTGATCAATGTGGATTGGAGTCAACATACAAGAAGATTATGAGAGATCATGGAACACTGTGTCGCATGAGTGAGCAAGAGTGTCCTAATGGGTGTAAAATTGTGAACCTGCGAAGAGGATTATTAGACGAACACTTAAATATTTGCCCCGAGCAAGAAATCCCTTGCAAGTTTGTCAATGTTGGTTGTCATGTAACAGTGAAACGTAAACACCTTAATAATCACGTAGGAGAATCTGTTAGTTATCACCTTGATTGTCTTATGACAGCTCACTCCTTAGCATTGCAGCGCATTAAACAATTGGAAGACCACAATAACAATTTACTATCTGAACGAGAACTTTCAGATCAAAAACTGATCCATCTAGAGTTCCAAATCCAACAGCTTCGGTCTGTCCTGGAGCAGCAGTTACATGTTGAAATGAAGAATTTGAAACTACAGGAGCCAAACAACTTGAATGCTTTACCAGTGCAGTCATCTGATGGTTTGCAGGGCAGCAGGAATGAGGAATGGTATCGGTACATTATTTCACATGCCATAGGTGAAAACGAAAGCAGCAATGACCTAATTATGCCAATTATTGTAAGGTTTGATCAATTTAACCAACACCTACAATCTGCTGATGCCAAGTGGTTCAGCGTTCCTTTCTTTACTCACAATGAAGGCTACAAGATGTGTTTGCGTGTTATGGCTAATGGTAATGGAGATGGAAGAGGCTCTGGACAAGGGACACACATATCTGCACACTTTTACCTCATGCAGGGAGAATATGATGAGTCCCTGGTTTGGCCTTACACTGGTAAACTAGTCATCGAAATTTTGAATCAATTAGAAGATAGGCATCATTATCGTCGTGAAGTTGTGATAGATGACAGTGCAACTATGAAGGTCCGAGTGCGAGTGAGAGATCGTCAGCGAGCAGCTCAAGGCAGGGGCAAGTCAGAGTTGATAGCACATAAGGACATCAATTACAACCCTGCTAAGAATCTTCAATACCTTGTTGATGGAATAGTGTACTTTAGACTCAGTGTACTTGATTATTAG
- the LOC136249645 gene encoding putative glutaminase 2, protein MALRLKTRLCLASRLLLRASNSGFRRRQASRLFSEYITKTYGSPQGISVNLLLEDVKKAGLWYENDARLSSLVDAKKATETGYLNEDQFTSIAGPCLPLVEKAVTGQLVIPDFLEFTKQIDTIYSSGAEISGGKLADYIPLLASVDPSFWGVSLCTVDGQRYDCGDAKERFSIQSAGKAFNYGILNDLIGRDNLHKFVGKEPSGLKFNEIALDSEGRPHNPLINSGSLLLCALHAPSSSSADRINQMLKIYKRLCGGETLSVSMPIYSSEKDHADRNYALAYFLKENKCFPPNTQLESILNYYFQLCSIEITCQNGAVMAGTLANAGVCPITMDKVYSQPAVRDTLALMHTCGMYDLSGKFSFNVGLPAKSGVSGAIIVVVPDILGLCLYGPLIDRFGNSVKGVAFCEKLVETFHYHIYDSNKRFKL, encoded by the exons ATGGCACTGAGGCTTAAAACAAGATTGTGTTTGGCCAGCAGATTGCTATTGCGAGCATCAAATAGTGGTTTTCGGAGAAGACAGGCGTCCAGATTGTTCTCGGAATACATAACGAAAACATACGGCTCGCCTCAGGGAATATCAGTGAATCTCCTGCTAGAG GATGTGAAGAAGGCAGGCTTGTGGTATGAAAATGATGCCAGACTGAGCTCTCTGGTTGATGCTAAGAAAGCCACAGAAACTGGCTACCTAAATGAGGATCAGTTTACATC AATTGCTGGGCCTTGTTTACCACTGGTTGAAAAAGCAGTAACGGGACAGCTAGTCATTCCAGACTTTCTTGAATTCACTAAACAAATTGACACCATCTATTCATCAGGTGCTGAGATTAGTGGAGGGAAG ttagctgactacatACCACTGTTAGCTAGTGTTGATCCATCGTTTTGGGGCGTGTCACTGTGCACTGTAGACGGCCAACG GTATGATTGTGGAGATGCCAAGGAGAGGTTTAGTATTCAGTCCGCAGGAAAAGCCTTCAATTATGGGATACTCAATGATCTAATTGGCCGTGATAAT TTGCATAAGTTTGTTGGCAAGGAACCTAGCGGACTGAAGTTTAATGAAATAGCTTTAGATAGTGAAG GGCGACCGCACAACCCTTTGATCAATTCTGGTTCATTGTTGTTATGTGCTCTTCATGCTCCCTCAAGCTCTTCAGCAGATCGTATTAATCAG ATGTTGAAAATATACAAGAGATTATGTGGAGGGGAAACACTAAGTGTCAGTATGCCCAT TTATAGTTCTGAAAAAGATCATGCTGATCGTAACTATGCACTGGCTTATTTCCTAAAAGAAAACAAG TGTTTTCCGCCTAATACACAATTGGAAAGCATCTTAAATTATTACTTTCAG CTTTGCTCTATTGAGATAACTTGTCAGAATGGGGCTGTAATGGCTGGTACTCTGGCAAATGCAGGGGTGTGTCCTATCACCATGGATAAG GTATACAGCCAGCCAGCTGTCCGGGATACATTAGCCTTGATGCATACTTGTGGAATGTATGATTTGTCAGGAAAATTCTCCTTCAAT GTTGGTCTCCCTGCCAAGTCAGGTGTATCGGGGGCTATTATAGTTGTAGTACCTGATATATTGGGGTTGTGTCTGTATGGCCCACTGATTGACCGCTTTGGTAACAGTGTCAAAGGTGTTGCTTTCTGCGAG AAATTGGTAGAAACCTTCCATTACCACATATATGATAGTAACAAGCGTTTTAAACTTTAA